In Cyanobacteriota bacterium, the DNA window TACAGGGATTTCTACTGGGCCACATTTGCATTGGGGCACTTATTTATATGGTGTTAGTGTGGAGCCGGAAGTCTTTGTTACAGAGGATGTGCTTTAGATCTGCGATCCGTCACTTATAAGCTAAATTCTTAGAGCTTTTCAATACCAAACTAATCAAAAACAAATCAACCAATAGTGAACTGCCACCATAGCTAAAGAAAGGTAGCGGTACGCCGGTGATGGGCATTACGCTCAGGTTCATGCCGATGTTAACAAAGATATGAAAAAATAGCATTGAGAAAGTACCAATGGAAATTAAGGCACTGAATTTACTTTTGGAGTTTTTGGCTGCGGTGATGATATTAAGACAAAGAACTATATAAAGAACAATAATTAATCCAGTGCCAATAAAACCAAACTCCTCACCAATCGCAGAAAAAATAAAATCAGTATGTTGCTCAGGCACGAAACGTCCTTGAGTGAGATTGCCAGCCTTGAAACCTTGTCCCCAAATGCCTCCACTACCAATTGCATAAAGACTTTGGATAATATGATAACCAGCCCCAAGGGGGTCAGAGTATGGATCTACAAAAATAGTTAGTCGCTTTTGTTGATATTCCTTGAGAAAACTCCAAGCAATAGTTTTAAAAACCATAATCAATAGATTAAAGCTAACTAGCCCAAATATATTGGTGCTGATCCAGGGAGAGCGCCATGCTTTGTAATAAACAATAGTGACTGTTAGTAAACTAGTAATAAAAATCAAGAAAGGTAACGTCAGAGCAAAATGTAAATTGCCATAATTATAAGTAAGTAGTTCCTTACCAAATGAACTAAAGATCGCAGTAAGTAGTGGTGAGACTAGAATCAATAGCTCAATGAGCTTGGCGCCCGCCCAAAACAACATTCCAAAACAAATAGCCACATAAACAAGAGTTGTCCCGAGGTCTGGTTGAATCAATACTAAACTCGCTGGCAAAGCTACTATTGCAAGGGTTTTGAGTATATCTTTATAGCCTTGAATTGGGTTCTTGGAGAGCCATGCCGCTAGATAAATGATGAGACAGACCTTGGCTATTTCACTTGGTTGAATACTGACTGGTCCTAATTTGAGCCAGCGTTGTGAGCCAAGTACTGTCGAGCCAAGTGCTTTGAGGACTAATAAAAGAGCGATATTGAGAAAATAAATTATTGTTGCATTGTTTTGAAAGAAATGAAGATCAAAAATCCGATAAAGTACAAAAACTATAATTGCTGAAACTGATCCATAGATTAATTGCTTAGTAAAAAATGCACCAGAAGCAGCAGTTGAAAGTGCCAGCAAGCCAATTACAAAAATTGCTAATACTGTAAAGATTAGAACTTTGTTATTGAAGCTTTTGAGGGTGTGCAGCACTTTGTTATTGTAGCGTATGGTCGCCAGTGACC includes these proteins:
- the rodA gene encoding rod shape-determining protein RodA, with product MLHTLKSFNNKVLIFTVLAIFVIGLLALSTAASGAFFTKQLIYGSVSAIIVFVLYRIFDLHFFQNNATIIYFLNIALLLVLKALGSTVLGSQRWLKLGPVSIQPSEIAKVCLIIYLAAWLSKNPIQGYKDILKTLAIVALPASLVLIQPDLGTTLVYVAICFGMLFWAGAKLIELLILVSPLLTAIFSSFGKELLTYNYGNLHFALTLPFLIFITSLLTVTIVYYKAWRSPWISTNIFGLVSFNLLIMVFKTIAWSFLKEYQQKRLTIFVDPYSDPLGAGYHIIQSLYAIGSGGIWGQGFKAGNLTQGRFVPEQHTDFIFSAIGEEFGFIGTGLIIVLYIVLCLNIITAAKNSKSKFSALISIGTFSMLFFHIFVNIGMNLSVMPITGVPLPFFSYGGSSLLVDLFLISLVLKSSKNLAYK